The Devosia sp. MC521 genome has a segment encoding these proteins:
- a CDS encoding heme-dependent oxidative N-demethylase subunit alpha family protein: MAPHGSLPLFPITWLLAEKIGKPLADIHAPVPGFGPGTRSAQIMARMFDTARPETPMIRWNYSLYGDHRLFHPQSTGPTEQRFGTAVRADPIFMCVERQTLRKLPKTGALAFTIRVSVDPIEKLSGHPRQGEIAHALIDQINALSEEQLDYKGLTREKSRVIERLDELVTA; this comes from the coding sequence TTGGCGCCTCACGGCAGCCTGCCTCTGTTTCCCATCACCTGGCTGTTAGCGGAGAAGATCGGCAAACCCCTTGCGGATATCCATGCCCCCGTTCCGGGGTTTGGGCCTGGCACGCGCTCAGCTCAAATTATGGCTCGGATGTTCGATACCGCGCGACCGGAAACACCAATGATCCGCTGGAACTATTCTCTTTATGGCGACCATCGACTTTTTCATCCGCAGAGCACTGGACCTACTGAACAGAGGTTCGGGACAGCAGTTCGGGCAGACCCGATCTTTATGTGCGTTGAACGACAGACATTGCGGAAGCTTCCTAAGACTGGGGCGCTGGCCTTTACCATTCGTGTATCTGTCGACCCGATCGAGAAGCTAAGTGGTCATCCGAGGCAAGGGGAGATCGCCCACGCGCTTATCGACCAGATTAATGCACTCAGTGAAGAGCAACTGGATTACAAGGGACTCACGCGTGAGAAGTCCCGTGTCATCGAACGTCTCGATGAGCTTGTTACGGCATAA
- a CDS encoding heme-dependent oxidative N-demethylase subunit alpha family protein → MCDMTISTPYDGSSKLFQIGTKPISPDHWLEPDMCLAPHLREKDRLLTGYRPAVYAEQVESYEAQQELLSLLTQYLPEAHPGAYQRHVDGLAISAINEVRPITGKDSPLLTAARLVQDDLLILQRDTEAWRLTAACLCFPSPGC, encoded by the coding sequence ATGTGTGACATGACGATCTCAACGCCCTACGACGGTTCATCCAAGCTTTTTCAGATAGGCACCAAACCAATCAGCCCCGACCATTGGTTGGAGCCTGACATGTGTCTAGCGCCGCATCTCAGGGAAAAAGACAGGCTGCTGACGGGGTACCGCCCCGCTGTCTATGCCGAACAAGTCGAAAGCTATGAAGCACAGCAGGAACTCCTTTCGCTTCTAACCCAATACCTGCCTGAAGCGCATCCGGGCGCCTACCAGCGTCACGTCGATGGCCTAGCCATATCGGCGATCAACGAGGTCCGTCCGATAACTGGGAAGGACAGTCCGCTGTTGACCGCCGCGCGCCTCGTGCAAGACGATCTGCTGATCCTGCAGCGCGACACCGAAGCTTGGCGCCTCACGGCAGCCTGCCTCTGTTTCCCATCACCTGGCTGTTAG
- a CDS encoding MarR family transcriptional regulator: MALLKTTSVGYTTNHAARLLIRLLERELTPLGLSPAYMPVLLALQHRAHSQKALAEAAQVEQPTMTATLTRMERDGWIDRHKNPEDGRSVLASLTPKALAALPKVEAAVARLNAIALSNLDEKETHQLFALLNKVISSLDRSL, translated from the coding sequence ATGGCACTGCTCAAGACTACCTCCGTTGGCTATACGACCAATCACGCTGCCCGTTTGCTGATCCGCTTATTGGAGCGGGAGCTTACGCCGCTGGGCCTGAGTCCGGCCTATATGCCGGTTCTTCTGGCGCTGCAGCACCGCGCGCACTCGCAGAAAGCACTCGCTGAAGCGGCGCAGGTCGAGCAGCCCACGATGACCGCAACGCTGACCAGAATGGAACGTGATGGCTGGATTGATCGCCACAAAAATCCGGAAGATGGTCGGAGCGTCTTGGCCTCACTGACGCCTAAGGCACTTGCAGCACTGCCCAAAGTGGAGGCCGCTGTCGCTCGCCTCAATGCAATTGCCTTATCAAACCTAGATGAAAAAGAGACGCATCAGCTCTTTGCGCTCTTAAACAAGGTGATATCGTCGCTCGATCGGTCTCTGTGA
- a CDS encoding cytochrome b/b6 domain-containing protein, translating into MKSSSDRYGRTAALLHWISALIVILMLASGQALDWAPQSQVSPILPFHVSLGLLLGVLTLVRAAWWIFFDKHPAPHVGMTAGQERAAKAVHLLLYGAIVVMVGSGVAMLLLSGAGSAVFSGGALPRFSTLPPFGAHTIFSKILLLLVIGHIGAALWHQLVIKDNLLARMRPH; encoded by the coding sequence ATGAAGAGTTCTTCTGACCGTTATGGCCGCACAGCTGCGTTGCTCCACTGGATCTCAGCATTGATAGTCATTTTAATGCTGGCTAGCGGCCAAGCTTTAGACTGGGCACCACAATCACAGGTCTCGCCGATCCTACCGTTTCACGTCAGCTTGGGCTTATTACTTGGTGTTCTAACTCTCGTCCGTGCCGCTTGGTGGATATTTTTTGACAAACATCCAGCTCCACACGTCGGCATGACTGCAGGGCAAGAACGAGCGGCTAAAGCGGTACACTTGCTGCTCTATGGCGCGATCGTGGTCATGGTCGGTAGTGGCGTCGCCATGCTACTTTTGAGTGGCGCGGGATCAGCTGTGTTTTCAGGCGGCGCACTTCCTCGCTTTTCGACCTTACCGCCGTTTGGAGCCCATACGATCTTCAGCAAGATATTGTTGTTGCTGGTCATCGGCCATATCGGTGCCGCGCTTTGGCACCAGCTCGTCATCAAGGATAATCTGCTGGCGCGAATGCGGCCCCATTAG
- a CDS encoding serine hydrolase yields the protein MRIFAVLAATIFMLSSVMGQEAAMPSDGDVAQILGDRIGRDQANVGIAVAIVEDGETRFVSHGTISLDDPTPVDQKTLFEAGSITKTFSSLLLAQLALNGVMDVDAPISTYLPEGTQLPESEQPITAFTLATHTAGLTGLPQSITDKGLDDPYRDTSREDLFAWLAGLTLARPVGEAFEYSNAGAALLGIAMEEASGVSYSELMRTLIFEPLEMSSSRIQLTGETIEGMATGYDSAREPAANWKFDAFAPAGALVTNAEDLAKFIAAASGNSDTSLKPAFEKMLERPGEISQGQSIAMGWFITDLGQGDIIWHNGGTGGFRSFVGYDKLSGNGVVVLSNMATLAGIDDIGMHLLNPSLPLREQPKLRTEIEIDPSVLPMYVGTYQLTPDVAFTITQSAGRLYAQLTGQDQFEVFPEAEHEFFYKVVDAQLSFEIVDGAAVALTLHQNGVDQRAEKKT from the coding sequence ATGAGAATTTTCGCCGTTCTGGCTGCTACCATATTTATGCTCTCATCTGTGATGGGACAGGAGGCAGCTATGCCCTCGGATGGCGACGTCGCGCAGATCCTTGGCGATCGTATCGGTCGCGATCAGGCCAATGTCGGCATAGCCGTTGCGATCGTGGAAGATGGTGAGACGCGTTTTGTTTCTCATGGCACCATCTCGCTGGATGATCCCACTCCGGTCGACCAAAAGACCTTGTTTGAGGCGGGGTCAATTACCAAAACCTTTAGCAGTCTCTTGCTGGCGCAACTCGCGCTCAATGGTGTGATGGATGTTGATGCACCCATAAGCACCTACCTGCCGGAGGGCACTCAACTGCCTGAGAGCGAGCAGCCTATCACGGCGTTTACTCTCGCCACGCATACAGCTGGGCTTACCGGCCTGCCGCAAAGCATCACAGACAAAGGCCTCGATGATCCTTACCGGGATACATCGCGTGAGGATTTGTTTGCATGGTTAGCTGGCCTGACGCTGGCGCGCCCAGTGGGCGAGGCATTTGAGTATTCTAATGCAGGCGCCGCCTTGCTCGGTATCGCGATGGAAGAAGCCAGCGGGGTGTCTTACAGCGAGCTGATGCGAACGCTCATTTTTGAGCCTCTCGAAATGTCGTCTAGCCGCATACAGCTCACCGGGGAAACCATCGAAGGTATGGCGACAGGCTATGACTCTGCCCGGGAGCCTGCGGCCAATTGGAAATTTGATGCTTTCGCACCCGCGGGGGCTCTCGTGACCAATGCGGAAGATCTGGCAAAATTTATCGCTGCCGCCAGCGGCAATAGCGACACATCTTTAAAACCGGCGTTTGAAAAAATGCTGGAGCGACCCGGAGAGATCAGCCAAGGACAATCCATTGCCATGGGTTGGTTCATCACTGATTTAGGGCAGGGCGACATCATCTGGCATAATGGTGGTACCGGCGGATTCCGCAGCTTTGTTGGATATGACAAGCTCAGTGGAAACGGCGTCGTCGTTTTATCCAATATGGCAACATTAGCCGGTATCGACGACATTGGGATGCATTTGCTCAATCCATCGTTGCCTCTACGCGAACAGCCAAAGTTGCGTACGGAAATCGAGATCGATCCGTCTGTGTTGCCTATGTATGTAGGGACCTATCAGCTCACCCCGGATGTTGCCTTCACCATCACCCAAAGCGCAGGACGACTTTACGCCCAACTCACCGGGCAGGATCAGTTCGAAGTGTTTCCTGAAGCAGAGCATGAATTTTTTTATAAGGTCGTCGACGCCCAGTTGAGTTTTGAGATTGTCGATGGAGCGGCGGTTGCCCTGACGCTCCATCAAAATGGCGTTGATCAGAGGGCCGAAAAGAAAACCTAA
- the ppa gene encoding inorganic diphosphatase, protein MNIDAIPTGKNPPEELNVIIEVPLGGEPIKYEIDKDSGALFVDRFLYTPMRYPGNYGFVPHTLCGDGDPLDVIVMNSRPLVPGAVVRSRPVGVLFMEDDGGQDEKIIAVPVSKLTRMYDNILDIGDMPEIQLERVKHFFTHYKDLEPGKWAKINGIGGIEDARKVILDSIAMAKK, encoded by the coding sequence ATGAATATCGACGCGATCCCGACCGGCAAGAACCCGCCCGAAGAGCTCAATGTCATCATTGAAGTTCCTCTTGGGGGCGAGCCGATCAAGTATGAGATCGACAAGGACAGCGGTGCTCTCTTTGTTGATCGTTTCCTCTATACGCCAATGCGTTATCCGGGGAACTACGGCTTCGTTCCACACACTTTGTGCGGCGACGGCGATCCGCTGGATGTGATCGTAATGAATTCTCGTCCGCTTGTACCGGGTGCAGTGGTGCGCTCGCGCCCGGTTGGCGTGCTGTTTATGGAAGACGACGGCGGCCAGGATGAGAAAATCATTGCTGTGCCGGTGTCCAAGTTGACCCGCATGTATGACAATATCTTGGATATTGGTGACATGCCGGAAATCCAGCTCGAGCGCGTCAAGCACTTCTTCACCCACTACAAGGATCTTGAACCAGGCAAGTGGGCCAAGATCAATGGCATCGGTGGTATTGAGGACGCCCGCAAGGTGATCCTAGATTCGATCGCGATGGCGAAGAAATAA
- a CDS encoding universal stress protein encodes MFKSILIATDGSELANKALSAALELAKLNGASVIALTSTDPIVSALGGGSFGAIDAGSILSELEESYAKHAKTILAQARDIAQAQGVNIETRYLAEHRPADAILEAAEKIGCDTIVMGSHGRRGFQRMLLGSQAAEVLARSTIPVLVIK; translated from the coding sequence ATGTTTAAATCGATTCTGATCGCGACGGATGGATCCGAGCTTGCCAACAAGGCTTTGTCGGCTGCATTGGAGCTCGCCAAGCTTAACGGCGCCAGCGTAATTGCGCTGACCTCTACCGATCCAATTGTGTCGGCATTGGGTGGCGGTAGTTTCGGTGCGATTGATGCAGGGTCGATCTTGTCGGAGCTTGAGGAGAGCTATGCCAAGCATGCGAAAACCATTTTGGCTCAAGCTCGCGACATTGCGCAGGCCCAAGGGGTAAATATCGAAACGCGCTATCTGGCAGAGCACCGTCCGGCTGACGCAATCCTTGAAGCCGCTGAGAAAATCGGCTGTGACACCATTGTTATGGGTTCGCATGGTCGGCGTGGTTTTCAGCGTATGCTCCTCGGCAGTCAGGCGGCAGAGGTGCTTGCGCGATCGACCATCCCCGTACTTGTCATTAAATAG
- a CDS encoding TerB family tellurite resistance protein, which produces MFEALTRLFSKPQSQTDLLDPQVAVAALLVHLAAVDGAVKDDEKKAIREVLGDYYSLNEASVEKLVQEASRRDAESVDFYKFTSGITHLPMDDRIEIIRMMWTVVFADSKNHELEDNLVWRIAELIGVSSRDRTILRNQVRQLSSSDE; this is translated from the coding sequence ATGTTTGAGGCCCTGACCCGACTGTTCTCCAAGCCCCAGTCGCAAACCGATCTTCTCGATCCACAAGTTGCTGTCGCAGCACTGCTTGTGCATTTGGCCGCCGTTGATGGTGCCGTGAAGGATGATGAGAAAAAAGCGATCCGCGAGGTGCTGGGCGACTATTACAGCCTCAACGAGGCCAGCGTAGAAAAGTTGGTTCAGGAAGCGTCTCGCCGCGATGCGGAGTCGGTGGATTTTTACAAGTTTACCAGTGGCATCACCCATCTGCCGATGGATGACCGTATCGAGATTATTCGTATGATGTGGACCGTAGTGTTCGCTGACAGCAAAAATCATGAGCTGGAGGACAATTTGGTCTGGCGTATCGCCGAATTGATCGGTGTCTCCAGCCGTGATCGTACAATTTTGCGCAATCAGGTTCGGCAATTGTCCTCATCTGACGAGTGA
- a CDS encoding DNA polymerase Y family protein encodes MIGSARIRRFLVLYLPSWATDYLKRAEPTLTGPLALYERVQGGLRIAALDREASQLGIRQGQTLADARALVPTLIVREMDRDWFEAGFADFADWHSNASPLVAVMQDPSKFGDLVMDTTGVDHLFGGEPNMLRTLLTRLRALGYTVAGSIAPTIGAAWGVSHYARSQIVSPDTLDNVLDTLPVAALRLDQKQLATLAQMGLKTIGELRTRPRKPLQARFGQSLILRLDQAYGHVLERMNPRLPQTEQFAERRFADPIALLDDVLATTKDLAITLSHQLEKQGQGAQSFHLFLYRVDHKVMTLSVNSARVTRDAHHISQLFVHRAERLSAEYDPGFGIDMVRLSASSLDDLGEAQASAFSLEDGTQDLDQLNDRLASRLGVLSVVRTQLLPSHMPERAARLVPVQACQTFDRPDHWPEMTRPLRLLPSPERIDISAEVPDGLPALMVWRRLHYRLVKGAGPERLGAEWWRAPERLQLAPETQPKEPAEGEAQLALPYLSPLPLFVPDDATRDYYSVEDEVGRRFWVFRQGFYGGHTHPTWYLHGLFA; translated from the coding sequence ATGATCGGATCCGCACGAATACGCCGCTTCCTCGTCCTCTACCTACCAAGCTGGGCAACCGATTATCTCAAGCGAGCTGAACCCACCCTCACCGGCCCTTTGGCGCTTTATGAACGCGTACAGGGAGGCCTTCGGATTGCAGCGCTAGATAGGGAAGCGTCACAACTGGGTATTCGCCAAGGTCAAACCTTGGCCGATGCCCGGGCTCTGGTTCCTACTCTCATCGTGCGGGAGATGGATCGCGATTGGTTTGAGGCTGGCTTCGCCGATTTTGCCGACTGGCATTCCAATGCTAGTCCGCTTGTCGCCGTTATGCAGGACCCGTCTAAGTTCGGCGATCTCGTTATGGACACAACCGGCGTCGATCACCTCTTCGGTGGCGAGCCGAATATGTTGCGAACACTGCTTACACGCCTTCGCGCTCTTGGCTACACCGTGGCAGGCTCGATAGCCCCAACCATTGGGGCCGCTTGGGGGGTGAGCCATTATGCGCGCAGTCAAATCGTCTCCCCTGACACTCTCGACAACGTTCTCGATACCCTGCCTGTCGCCGCATTGCGCCTGGATCAAAAGCAACTCGCCACACTTGCCCAAATGGGCCTTAAAACCATTGGTGAACTGCGCACACGTCCGCGCAAGCCCTTGCAAGCCCGGTTCGGCCAAAGCCTGATTTTGCGTCTCGATCAGGCTTATGGGCACGTGCTTGAGCGGATGAACCCGCGCCTCCCGCAAACCGAACAATTTGCCGAACGCCGCTTTGCCGATCCCATAGCGCTCCTCGACGATGTTTTGGCCACCACCAAAGACCTCGCGATCACCCTCTCACATCAATTGGAAAAACAAGGACAAGGCGCGCAAAGCTTTCACCTTTTTCTTTATCGCGTCGATCATAAGGTCATGACGCTTTCGGTGAACTCAGCGCGCGTAACCCGCGACGCTCATCACATCAGCCAGCTGTTCGTTCATCGTGCCGAGCGGCTATCTGCCGAATACGACCCGGGCTTTGGCATTGATATGGTGCGCCTTTCGGCCAGTTCTTTGGATGATTTGGGCGAAGCGCAGGCCTCCGCCTTCAGCCTAGAAGATGGCACGCAAGATCTCGACCAGCTTAACGATCGGCTCGCCAGCCGGCTCGGCGTGCTTTCTGTCGTCCGCACCCAGCTTTTGCCTTCACACATGCCCGAGCGCGCCGCGCGTCTTGTGCCTGTGCAAGCGTGCCAAACATTCGACAGGCCAGATCATTGGCCAGAGATGACGCGCCCATTGCGTCTCCTGCCCTCACCCGAACGCATCGACATTAGCGCCGAAGTTCCTGATGGCCTACCCGCCTTGATGGTTTGGCGTCGCCTGCACTATCGCCTCGTTAAAGGAGCTGGCCCCGAGCGCTTGGGCGCTGAATGGTGGCGCGCGCCCGAGCGCTTGCAGCTTGCCCCAGAGACACAGCCTAAAGAGCCAGCAGAGGGTGAGGCGCAACTGGCACTGCCCTATTTATCACCCTTGCCTCTCTTCGTCCCAGACGACGCAACGCGTGATTACTACAGTGTCGAAGACGAAGTAGGACGCCGTTTTTGGGTGTTCCGGCAGGGCTTTTATGGCGGGCACACCCATCCCACTTGGTATCTCCATGGGCTCTTTGCATGA
- a CDS encoding error-prone DNA polymerase: MTEIIRLPTRERPPSARPKTSPFAELITTSNFSFLRGASHPEELVSAAMQLGLNGMGLCDRNSFAGVVRAFTTVKHHAERFKSFRYLVGVRLCFDDGTPDIIAYPTDRPAYGRLCKLLTLANQRGEKGSPSLLLSDLFGNGDPASPKEHGPQESFVEGQLFILMPDERDWRRTEQTLAALTRFGGTQNVWVAGVPRFDGHDRARLNRVDISARRHRARMLASNDVYYHEPDRRIVADVVTCIREHTSLHDAGWLLTKNAERHLKLPFEMERLFAEHPDAIAQTQAIMARIGFTLDQLKYNYPEETIGNGETAQQTLERLTWEGAARRFPEGIPNTVKAMIWNELCLIAYKHYAAYFLTVHDIVRFARYERKILCQGRGSAANSAVCFCLHITEVNPVTGNLVFGRFISTERDEPPDIDVDFEHERREEVMRYVYEKYGGRRTGLTANVITYRSKSAIRETAKVFGVSEDTVNAFNQLHWGFGSAVELEKVKAIGLNPDDPVLSQMFEVVKVLRGFPRHLSQHVGGFVITRDSLETMVPIGKTAMDSRVIIEWNKDDIAALGILKVDILALGMLSCLRRAFELLHVHYDKRLTLVDIHAEETGDGPLDKARVYDMIQRADTLGVFQIESRAQMSMLPRLNPKEFYDLVIEVAIVRPGPIQGDMVHPYLRRRQELEKPVYYNDQLKDVLKRTLGIPLFQEQAMQIAIVGAGFSPGKADSLRRAMASWRRTGQIAQFGDEFLAGMAANGYPLEFAKNCFAQIQGFAEYGFPESHAASFALLVYASCWFKCHYPDIFACALLNSQPMGFYAPSQIVRDAREHGVEILDADINLSELECVMEDGTAPAATRLWPKHANMAGDIFSTKAIRLGLRFVDGLAEKDVNCIIARRGSGYASVKDLWLRTGVSVASLEKLAKADAFASMGLNRREALWAVKGLVGTHGAETLPLFASAPPPSLPVLEEAPNLPLMAPGEEVIHDYATLSLSLKGHPVQFVRPMLITRGTTRAANLETVTPGHRIEVAGLVLVRQRPGTAGGVIFVTLEDETGTANIVVWPKLFADDTNRKTLLSSRMLAVRGQVQREGLVIHIIAEQLVDLTPHLLDISNGIDMGDAVVARADEGKSGPPGSHSRDRNAQREIEQARKRAWAALPTGRNFH; the protein is encoded by the coding sequence ATGACCGAAATTATCCGCCTTCCCACGCGAGAGCGCCCACCTAGCGCACGACCAAAAACTTCGCCTTTTGCCGAGCTCATCACCACCAGCAATTTCTCATTTCTACGGGGCGCGTCTCACCCCGAGGAGCTTGTGTCCGCAGCCATGCAATTGGGTCTGAATGGCATGGGGCTTTGCGACCGTAATAGTTTTGCTGGGGTTGTGCGCGCCTTCACCACCGTCAAACATCATGCCGAAAGGTTCAAGAGCTTCCGTTATCTCGTCGGCGTTCGCCTATGCTTTGACGATGGCACGCCCGATATTATCGCTTACCCCACTGATCGACCGGCCTATGGACGGCTCTGTAAGCTCCTCACCCTTGCCAATCAGCGCGGCGAAAAGGGATCCCCCTCACTTCTCCTTTCCGATCTCTTCGGCAATGGAGACCCAGCCTCACCCAAAGAACACGGCCCGCAAGAAAGCTTTGTCGAGGGGCAACTCTTTATTCTCATGCCCGATGAGCGCGATTGGAGGCGCACCGAGCAAACCCTTGCTGCGCTGACGCGATTTGGCGGAACACAAAACGTTTGGGTCGCTGGCGTGCCCCGCTTTGACGGTCATGACCGTGCACGCCTCAACCGTGTCGACATCTCCGCGCGTCGTCATAGGGCCAGAATGCTCGCGAGTAACGATGTTTATTATCACGAGCCAGATCGGCGCATTGTCGCCGATGTTGTCACCTGCATTCGTGAGCACACAAGCCTGCATGACGCCGGGTGGCTGCTGACCAAAAATGCAGAACGCCATCTCAAACTCCCTTTTGAGATGGAACGTCTTTTTGCCGAACACCCTGACGCCATAGCCCAGACCCAAGCCATCATGGCGCGGATTGGCTTCACCCTCGATCAACTCAAATACAACTATCCCGAAGAGACCATCGGCAATGGTGAAACTGCTCAACAAACGCTAGAGCGCCTCACATGGGAGGGTGCGGCACGGCGCTTCCCGGAAGGCATTCCCAATACCGTCAAGGCGATGATTTGGAATGAGCTCTGCCTCATCGCCTATAAGCACTACGCCGCCTATTTTCTCACCGTCCATGACATCGTGCGCTTCGCCCGCTACGAGCGAAAAATCCTTTGCCAGGGGCGCGGCTCAGCGGCCAACTCTGCCGTGTGTTTTTGTCTCCATATCACCGAGGTCAATCCCGTTACCGGCAACCTCGTCTTTGGTCGCTTTATTTCCACCGAACGCGATGAACCGCCCGATATCGACGTCGATTTCGAGCACGAACGGCGCGAAGAGGTGATGAGATATGTCTATGAAAAATATGGTGGTCGCCGCACAGGCCTAACCGCCAATGTCATTACTTATCGCTCTAAAAGCGCCATCCGTGAAACCGCAAAAGTCTTTGGCGTTTCCGAAGACACGGTCAATGCCTTCAACCAGCTTCATTGGGGCTTTGGCTCAGCTGTCGAGTTAGAAAAGGTGAAGGCCATTGGCCTCAACCCGGACGACCCGGTTCTTTCCCAGATGTTCGAAGTGGTGAAAGTGCTCCGCGGTTTTCCTCGCCACCTCTCTCAACACGTCGGCGGCTTTGTCATCACCCGCGACAGTCTTGAAACCATGGTCCCCATCGGCAAAACCGCCATGGATAGCCGCGTCATCATCGAATGGAACAAAGACGACATCGCCGCGCTCGGCATTTTGAAGGTCGATATTCTGGCCCTCGGCATGCTCTCCTGCCTCAGGCGTGCCTTTGAGCTTTTGCATGTCCATTATGACAAGCGGCTCACCCTCGTTGATATTCATGCCGAGGAAACCGGCGATGGCCCGCTGGATAAGGCCCGCGTCTACGACATGATCCAGCGCGCGGATACGCTTGGCGTCTTTCAAATCGAAAGCCGGGCGCAAATGTCGATGTTGCCGCGCCTCAACCCAAAAGAATTTTATGACCTCGTCATTGAGGTCGCCATCGTTCGCCCCGGCCCCATTCAAGGGGACATGGTCCATCCTTATTTGCGCCGCCGTCAGGAATTGGAAAAACCAGTCTATTATAATGATCAGTTGAAGGATGTGCTGAAACGCACGCTAGGCATTCCCCTGTTCCAAGAACAGGCCATGCAAATTGCCATTGTCGGCGCAGGTTTTTCACCCGGCAAAGCTGATTCATTGCGGCGCGCTATGGCCTCTTGGCGTCGAACCGGACAGATCGCCCAATTTGGCGATGAGTTTCTCGCAGGCATGGCCGCCAATGGCTATCCGCTCGAGTTTGCTAAAAACTGCTTCGCCCAAATTCAGGGCTTTGCCGAGTATGGTTTTCCTGAAAGCCACGCCGCCAGTTTTGCCCTACTGGTCTACGCCTCGTGCTGGTTCAAATGCCACTACCCGGACATCTTTGCCTGCGCCCTGCTCAACTCCCAACCCATGGGCTTTTACGCACCCAGCCAAATCGTGCGCGATGCGCGTGAGCATGGCGTTGAGATTTTAGATGCAGACATCAATCTGTCTGAGCTTGAATGCGTCATGGAAGATGGCACCGCGCCGGCAGCCACCCGCCTTTGGCCCAAACATGCCAATATGGCAGGCGATATATTTTCGACCAAAGCCATTCGCCTTGGTTTGCGCTTTGTCGACGGCCTAGCCGAAAAAGACGTCAACTGCATCATAGCTCGACGCGGTTCGGGCTATGCTTCGGTAAAAGACCTTTGGCTTCGCACAGGCGTTTCGGTCGCCAGCCTAGAAAAACTAGCCAAAGCCGATGCGTTTGCCTCCATGGGGCTTAACCGTCGTGAGGCACTTTGGGCGGTAAAGGGCCTCGTCGGCACACATGGCGCTGAAACCCTGCCGCTTTTCGCCTCTGCCCCACCGCCCTCTTTGCCGGTCTTGGAAGAAGCCCCCAACCTCCCCCTTATGGCACCCGGAGAAGAGGTTATCCACGATTACGCCACGCTATCCCTTTCGCTCAAAGGGCACCCGGTTCAGTTTGTGCGCCCCATGCTGATTACACGCGGCACAACACGCGCTGCCAATTTGGAGACAGTTACACCGGGCCACCGCATTGAAGTGGCAGGTCTCGTGCTCGTTCGGCAACGCCCAGGCACTGCGGGCGGGGTCATCTTCGTCACGCTCGAAGACGAAACAGGCACAGCCAATATCGTCGTTTGGCCAAAACTCTTTGCCGACGACACAAATCGTAAAACACTACTCTCAAGCCGCATGCTTGCTGTGCGCGGGCAGGTGCAGCGCGAGGGCTTGGTTATTCACATTATCGCCGAGCAGTTAGTGGATTTGACCCCGCACCTGCTCGATATTTCCAATGGCATCGACATGGGCGACGCTGTCGTAGCGCGCGCCGACGAGGGAAAATCTGGTCCACCCGGCAGCCATAGCCGCGACCGCAACGCGCAGCGCGAAATCGAGCAGGCCCGTAAGCGCGCTTGGGCAGCGCTGCCAACAGGCCGCAATTTCCATTGA
- a CDS encoding 4a-hydroxytetrahydrobiopterin dehydratase has product MSKLTAEQIQTLIGELPNWSWNEDLSAITCSVQFRNFSEAFAFMARVALLAEKAGHHPDWSNSYGRVDIALTTHDVGGVSQKDFDLAARIEALLR; this is encoded by the coding sequence TTGAGTAAACTGACTGCTGAACAGATACAGACCCTTATCGGCGAGTTGCCGAATTGGTCGTGGAATGAAGACCTTAGCGCGATTACATGCTCGGTTCAGTTCCGTAATTTTTCTGAAGCCTTTGCCTTTATGGCGCGCGTTGCCCTGCTTGCCGAAAAGGCCGGGCACCACCCCGATTGGTCTAACAGCTATGGGCGTGTCGATATTGCGTTGACGACGCATGATGTCGGTGGGGTGAGCCAGAAGGATTTTGACTTGGCGGCTCGTATCGAAGCCTTGCTCCGATAA